The Hevea brasiliensis isolate MT/VB/25A 57/8 chromosome 1, ASM3005281v1, whole genome shotgun sequence genome has a window encoding:
- the LOC110648205 gene encoding DEAD-box ATP-dependent RNA helicase 35: protein MEEGDDYVEYVPVAKRRAIEAQKILQRKGKLSALEDELEKSKLAEAKPSLLVKASQLKRDQPEISHTEQIVQQEKEMIEHLSDRKTLMSVRELAKGITYTEPLLTGWKPPLQIRRMPRNQCDAIRKQWHIIVDGEDIPPPIKNFKEMRFPESILKKLKAKGIVQPTPIQVQGLPVILSGRDMIGIAFTGSGKTLVFVLPMIMIALQEEIMMPIAPGEGPFGLIICPSRELARQTYEVVEQFLIPMREAGCPELRPLLCIGGVDMRSQLEVVKKGVHIVVATPGRLKDMLAKKKMNLDNCRYLTLDEADRLVDLGFEDDIREVFDHFKAQRQTLLFSATMPTKIQNFARSALVKPVTVNVGRAGAANLDVIQEVEYVKQEAKIVYLLECLQKTPPPVLIFCENKADVDDIHEYLLLKGVEAVAIHGGKDQEEREYAISSFKAGKKDVLVATDVASKGLDFPDIQHVINYDMPAEIENYVHRIGRTGRCGKTGIATTFINKNQSETTLLDLKHLLQEAKQRIPPVLAELNDPMEDGDTITSASGVKGCAYCGGLGHRIRDCPKLEHQRSQQLANSRRDYFGSGGYRGEI, encoded by the exons ATGGAGGAAGGCGATGACTATGTGGAATATGTTCCGGTGGCGAAACGCCGAGCGATAGAAGCGCAAAAGATACTTCAAAGAAAGGGAAAGTTATCTGCTTTAGAAGATGAACTTGAGAAATCCAAACTTGCTGAAGCCAAACCGAGTCTACTCGTCAAGGCTTCCCAGCTTAAGCGTGATCAACCTGAAATTAGTCATACTGAGCAGATTGTGCAACAAGAGAAAGAGATGATAGAGCATTTATCAGATAGGAAAACTTTAATGTCCGTTCGCGAATTGGCTAAGGGAATCACGTATACTGAGCCCTTATTGACTGGATGGAAGCCCCCGCTTCAGATTAGAAGAATGCCCAGAAATCAGTGTGATGCGATTAGGAAACAGTGGCACATTATAGTTGATGGGGAAGACATCCCTCCACCGATAAAGAATTTTAAAGAAATGAGGTTTCCTGAATCAATTCTGAAGAAGTTAAAAGCTAAAGGCATTGTGCAGCCTACTCCTATCCAGGTGCAGGGTCTTCCTGTGATCTTATCTGGAAGGGATATGATTGGGATTGCTTTTACCGGCTCTGGGAAGACCCTTGTTTTTGTGCTTCCCATGATTATGATTGCTTTACAGGAGGAGATTATGATGCCCATCGCCCCAGGAGAAGGACCCTTTGGTTTGATCATTTGTCCATCAAGAGAACTTGCTAGACAAACTTATGAAGTGGTGGAACAGTTTTTAATTCCAATGAGAGAGGCTGGTTGTCCAGAGTTGAGGCCGTTACTGTGTATTGGTGGAGTGGATATGAGGTCACAGTTGGAGGTTGTGAAGAAAGGCGTGCACATTGTTGTTGCAACCCCTGGGAGGTTGAAAGACATGCTAGCAAAGAAGAAAATGAATTTGGATAACTGCAG GTATTTGACATTGGATGAGGCTGATAGATTGGTAGATTTGGGCTTTGAGGATGACATAAGGGAAGTCTTTGACCACTTTAAAGCCCAAAGGCAAACTCTTCTATTCTCTGCCACCATGCCAACGAAAATTCAGAACTTTGCCCGGAGTGCTCTGGTAAAGCCTGTTACTGTTAATGTTGGAAGAGCGGGAGCAGCAAACCTTGATGTGATCCAGGAGGTTGAGTATGTAAAACAGGAGGCAAAGATTGTTTACCTTCTTGAGTGCTTACAGAAAACACCGCCTCCTGTTTTAATATTTTGTGAGAACAAGGCTGATGTGGATGACATTCATGAATATCTCCTCCTTAAGGGTGTTGAGGCTGTTGCTATTCATGGAGGCAAAGACCAGGAAGAAAGAGAATATGCAATTTCATCCTTCAAAGCAGGCAAGAAAGATGTCTTGGTTGCAACTGATGTTGCCTCAAAGGGTTTGGATTTTCCAGATATCCAACATGTAATAAACTATGATATGCCTGCagaaattgaaaattatgttCATAGGATTGGACGAACAGGAAGGTGTGGTAAGACTGGAATTGCAACAACGTTTATAAACAAAAACCAGAGTGAGACAACATTGCTCGACTTGAAGCACCTATTGCAAGAAGCAAAACAGAGGATCCCTCCTGTTCTGGCAGAGTTGAATGATCCAATGGAAGATGGTGACACAATTACTAGTGCAAGTGGAGTTAAGGGCTGTGCTTACTGTGGTGGGCTAGGTCACCGTATTCGAGATTGTCCCAAGTTGGAGCATCAGAGATCTCAGCAACTTGCTAACTCGAGAAGGGATTATTTTGGTTCTGGGGGGTATAGGGGGGAAATCTGA
- the LOC110648214 gene encoding probable 2-oxoglutarate-dependent dioxygenase AOP1, with translation MVFEVAPKLPVLDFSKETLKPGTSCWLKACADVRQALEEYGCFAVEYKKLSLELRNGVFGVLKELFDLPTEVKMQNKCQRPLVSYIGHDARIPLHESMGIEDAATLEAAQKFTNLMWPTGNDRFCEYIHAYGKLVTELDQMVTRMIFESYGVEKHHDSYVDSTCYVLRLLKTRAPKENETNLGLGTHTDTSFTTILHQNQVNGLEVDTKDGKINVDFSPSSFVVMAGDALMAWSNERIKAPRHQVVMNGKVDRFSMGLFTFNNGILQAPEELVDEEYPLKYKPLDHLGYLHFFQKTRRPIKDYCGI, from the exons ATGGTTTTTGAAGTAGCACCAAAGCTTCCTGTTCTTGACTTCAGCAAGGAAACTTTGAAGCCTGGTACAAGCTGTTGGCTCAAAGCCTGTGCTGATGTTAGGCAGGCACTTGAAGAATATGGTTGTTTTGCAGTTGAGTACAAGAAATTATCTTTGGAGCTTCGCAATGGAGTGTTTGGGGTCTTAAAGGAGTTGTTTGATCTCCCCACTGAAGTCAAAATGCAAAACAAATGCCAAAGGCCCTTGGTTAGCTATATTGGACATGATGCTAGGATTCCTCTCCATGAGAGCATGGGCATTGAAGATGCAGCAACTCTTGAGGCAGCTCAGAAATTCACCAATCTCATGTGGCCTACTGGAAATGATCGGTTCTG TGAATATATTCATGCATATGGTAAGCTTGTGACAGAGCTGGATCAAATGGTGACAAGAATGATATTTGAAAGCTATGGTGTGGAGAAACACCATGACTCTTATGTTGACTCTACGTGTTATGTCCTTCGACTCTTGAAAACTAGAGCACCCAAAGAAAATGAGACTAATTTAGGTTTGGGCACTCACACAGACACGAGCTTCACAACCATACTTCATCAGAATCAAGTTAATGGTTTGGAGGTAGACACCAAGGATGGTAAGATTAATGTCGACTTTTCTCCCTCATCCTTCGTCGTCATGGCTGGTGATGCCTTAATG GCATGGAGCAATGAGAGAATAAAAGCACCCAGGCACCAGGTGGTAATGAACGGGAAGGTAGATAGATTCTCCATGGGTCTTTTCACCTTCAACAATGGAATATTACAGGCACCTGAAGAGCTGGTTGATGAAGAATACCCTCTCAAGTACAAGCCATTAGATCACCTGGGATACCTTCATTTCTTCCAGAAAACCAGGCGTCCTATTAAAGACTATTGTGGCATTTGA
- the LOC110648212 gene encoding uncharacterized protein LOC110648212 isoform X2, producing MERQRSSRPGSEILYALQKLKEILQQKNKQFALFELDVHSSQNNLSAVKSMKSNASSSKHKAIDELRLVEEISENFTGADAAVKKEERGMHKVINGEKLLTRARSSNGVSKMSLANTSRGKIHRNSHEGKQVLQGNEIEQLRERLKFLEEESKIMKQEFLEHVEEKKKFVKEIYKQFRTIHRCLQLENPVYGGRDFDGSFIANPCQEAGLETGLSKILCQDSIACNVTSDQRTNILALKKGPEETWVHAQNE from the exons ATGGAACGTCAACGTTCTAGCAGACCTGGCTCTGAAATATTGTATGCCTTGCAAAAACTGAAGGAAATTCTGCAGCAGAAGAATAAGCAATTTGCCTTGTTTGAGTTGGATGTCCATTCGTCACAAAACAATCTTTCTGCTGTCAAGAGTATGAAGAGTAATGCAAGTAGTAGCAAGCATAAAGCTATAGATGAGCTGAGATTAGTAGAAGAAATTTCAGAGAATTTCACTGGTGCAGATGCTGCAGTGAAAAAAGAGGAAAGAGGCATGCATAAGGTGATCAATGGTGAAAAATTATTAACAAGGGCACGGAGTTCAAATGGGGTATCAAAGATGTCACTAGCAAATACTTCTAGAGGTAAGATACATCGTAATTCTCATGAAGGCAAACAGGTTTTGCAGGGTAATGAAATCGAACAACTAAGGGAGCGATTGAAGTTTcttgaagaagaaagcaaaataaTGAAGCAAGAGTTTTTGGAGCatgtggaagaaaagaaaaagtttgtgAAAGAGATATATAAGCAGTTCCGCACTATACACCGTTGCCTTCAACTTGAAAATCCAGTATACGGAGGGAGAGACTTTGATGGATCTTTCATTGCCAACCCTTGTCAG GAGGCAGGACTGGAGACTGGCCTATCAAAAATTCTATGCCAAGATTCAATTGCATGCAATGTCACCAGCGACCAAAGAACCAATATCTTGGCACTAAAGAAAGGTCCTGAAGAAACATGGGTTCATGCTCAGAATGAATGA
- the LOC110648212 gene encoding uncharacterized protein LOC110648212 isoform X1, giving the protein MERQRSSRPGSEILYALQKLKEILQQKNKQFALFELDVHSSQNNLSAVKSMKSNASSSKHKAIDELRLVEEISENFTGADAAVKKEERGMHKVINGEKLLTRARSSNGVSKMSLANTSRGKIHRNSHEGKQVLQGNEIEQLRERLKFLEEESKIMKQEFLEHVEEKKKFVKEIYKQFRTIHRCLQLENPVYGGRDFDGSFIANPCQVEAGLETGLSKILCQDSIACNVTSDQRTNILALKKGPEETWVHAQNE; this is encoded by the exons ATGGAACGTCAACGTTCTAGCAGACCTGGCTCTGAAATATTGTATGCCTTGCAAAAACTGAAGGAAATTCTGCAGCAGAAGAATAAGCAATTTGCCTTGTTTGAGTTGGATGTCCATTCGTCACAAAACAATCTTTCTGCTGTCAAGAGTATGAAGAGTAATGCAAGTAGTAGCAAGCATAAAGCTATAGATGAGCTGAGATTAGTAGAAGAAATTTCAGAGAATTTCACTGGTGCAGATGCTGCAGTGAAAAAAGAGGAAAGAGGCATGCATAAGGTGATCAATGGTGAAAAATTATTAACAAGGGCACGGAGTTCAAATGGGGTATCAAAGATGTCACTAGCAAATACTTCTAGAGGTAAGATACATCGTAATTCTCATGAAGGCAAACAGGTTTTGCAGGGTAATGAAATCGAACAACTAAGGGAGCGATTGAAGTTTcttgaagaagaaagcaaaataaTGAAGCAAGAGTTTTTGGAGCatgtggaagaaaagaaaaagtttgtgAAAGAGATATATAAGCAGTTCCGCACTATACACCGTTGCCTTCAACTTGAAAATCCAGTATACGGAGGGAGAGACTTTGATGGATCTTTCATTGCCAACCCTTGTCAGGTA GAGGCAGGACTGGAGACTGGCCTATCAAAAATTCTATGCCAAGATTCAATTGCATGCAATGTCACCAGCGACCAAAGAACCAATATCTTGGCACTAAAGAAAGGTCCTGAAGAAACATGGGTTCATGCTCAGAATGAATGA
- the LOC110648213 gene encoding uncharacterized protein LOC110648213, whose translation MGNASSMLTQYDIEEVQRHCHNLFSQQEIVSLYKRFCQLDRNAKGFISADEFLSVPEFAMNPLSQRLLKMVDGLNFKDFVAFLSAFSAKASLEQKVGLIFKVYDSDGNGKVSFNDILEVLQDLSGSFMSDEQRQQVLCQVLKEAGYTRESYLMLDDFIKVFGHFGLKMEVEVPVD comes from the exons ATGGGGAATGCTTCGTCAATGCTTACTCAATATGATATAGAAGAGGTTCAACGACACTGTCATAATCTAT TCTCCCAGCAAGAGATAGTGTCCTTGTATAAAAGATTTTGCCAGCTTGATCGTAATGCTAAAGGATTTATCTCAGCTGACGAGTTCTTATCAGTGCCTGAGTTTGCAATGAATCCACTTTCCCAG AGGCTGCTTAAAATGGTGGATGGTTTGAATTTTAAGGATTTTGTGGCATTCTTATCTGCATTTAGTGCTAAAGCAAGTCTGGAACAGAAAGTAGGAC TTATTTTCAAGGTATACGACTCAGATGGTAATGGAAAAGTATCTTTCAATGATATATTAGAAGTTCTTCAAGATTTGTCAGGTTCTTTCATGTCTGATGAGCAAAGACAG CAAGTGCTGTGCCAAGTTTTGAAAGAGGCAGGTTACACAAGGGAATCTTACTTGATGCTGGATGACTTCATTAAG GTTTTTGGACATTTTGGCCTAAAAATGGAGGTGGAAGTTCCAGTTGACTAA